In Deltaproteobacteria bacterium, the genomic stretch CCAGGTCTATCAGGGGGTGGTCGAGGCCCACGGCGCTCCGGGCGAGCTGATGGACGCCTGGGAGACCACGGTGATGGACGAGGGGCGCAGGCTGGAGGCCGCCGCGGTCCTCTTGCGGATGAGCGCGAGCCCGGTCCGCTTCCGCCTGCTGGTCGTCTACGACCGGCAGGCCATCCAGGGCTTCTGGCTACGGCCGCTCTAGGTTATCACCGCGCGATGGCACGCCCCTCCGGCTACTACCGCATGCCCACCCTCCACGGGGACCGCCTGGTCTTCGTCTGCGAGGACGAGCTCTTCGAGGTCTCTGCGTCCGGCGGGCGCGCCCGGCAGCTGACCGACTCCATCGGCCGCAAGGTCTGGCCGCGCCTCTCCCCCGGCGGCGACCTCCTGGTCTTCGGGAGCGCCGACGAGGGCGAGACCGAGCTGTGGTCGATGCCGGCCGGTGGCGGCGAGGCCCGCCGGCTGACCTACTTCGGCAGCGACGCCCGTCCGCGCTCCTTCGCCCCCGACGGCCGCTCGGTGATCGTCGCCTCGACCCACCGCGCCGCCCTCCCCAAGCACACCGAGCTCTTCCGGGTGCACCTGGAGGAGGAGGGCAGCCCCCGCGTCGAGGCCCTCGAGCTGGGCCTGGGCTGGGACCTGGCCGAGGGCGGCCCCGGCGGGGCCGTGGTGCTGGGCCGCCACACCCTCGATCCCGCGCGCTGGAAGCGCTACCGGGGCGGCACCGCCGGGCAGCTCTGGCTCAAGCCCGGCGACTCGGAGGAGTTCGTCCTCCTGTCCTGCGAGGGGAACGTCGCCTCGCCCTTCTTCCTGGGCGAGCGCCTCTACTTCGTCTCGGACCGGGAGGGGCACGGCAACCTCTACTCCGTCGCCCTCGAGGGCACGCAGATCGTCGATCGCCGGCGCCACACCGACCACGACGACTTCTACGTGCGCAACGCCAGCAGCGACGGCGCCCGGGTCGTCTACCACGCCGGGGGCGACCTCTTCGTCCACGACCCCGCGTCCGGCGAGACGGCCGCGGTCGAGGTGGACATCGCCTCCTCCCGCCGCGCGCGGCACCGGCGCTTCGTCGACGCCTCCGACTTCCTGGAGGACTACGAGCCCCACCCCCAGGGTCACCGGCAGGTCGTGGTCTCCCGGGGCAAGGTCTTCTCCTTCGGCAACTGGGAGGGCCCGGTGCTGGTGCACGAGGGCCCCGGCGGCGGCCGGCACCGCCTGGCCCGCTGGCGCCACGACGGCGAGGCGGTGGTGGCGGTCACCGACGCCCCGGGTGAGGAGGCCCTCGTCGTGCTCCCCCTCGACCCGGCGCTGGAGCCCACCCTCATCGAGGGCCTCGACCTCGGCCGGATCGTCGAGCTCCAGGCCTCCCCCACCCGCCCCGAGGTGGCGCTGGTCAACCACCGGATGCAGCTGCTCCACGTCGATCTGGCGACGGGGAAGCTCGTCGAGCTCGATCGCGGCGTCCACTCCCGCCCGGGGGACCTCGCCTTCTCACCCTGCGGCAGCTACCTGGCCTACGCCTACCCCGACACGCCGCGGACCAGCTGTATCCGCCTGGCCGCCATCGACGGCAGCGGACCGGTGGATGTCACCCGCCCGGTGCTCCACGACGGCCGCCCGGTCTGGGATCCCGACGGGCGCTTCCTCTTCTTCATCGGCGCCCGGGTCTTCAACCCGGTCGAGGACGGGCTGCACTTCGAGCTGGGCTTCCCCTGGGGGGAGCGGCCCTACGCCCTGCCCCTGCAGGCCGACGTTCGATCGCCCTTCATCAAGGAGCCGATGCCCCTGAAGAAGGACGATCCTCCGGAGCCCGAGCCCGAGCACGAGAAGGAGAAGGCTGAGGCTGAGGCGGAGGCGGAGAAGAAGGACGACGACAAGATCGAGCCCATCAAGATCGATCTCGAGGGCATCCAGGATCGACTGCTGCCCTTCCCCGTCGCCCAGCGCCGCATCGTCGATCTCGGGGCCGGCGAGGGGCGCCTCTTCTTCCAGTCCGAGCCCCTCGAGGGTGCCCTCCACGACCCCTACGATCCGCGCGAGCCCGGCCCCCGGGACGAGCTCTGGGTCTGGGACCTGGAGGAGGAGAGCCTCGAGCTGGTCACCGCCGGCATCGAGTCCTTCACCCTCTCCCGGGACGCCAGCACCCTCGTCTACCACGCCGGCCGCGACCTGCGGGCGGTGCTGGCGAGCGACAAGCTCCCGATCGAGGACGGCTTCAACCGGCGCGCGGGCTGGATCGATCCCGGCCGCCTGCGGATCAGCATCGATCCGGCGGCCGAGTGGCGGCAGATCTTCGACGAGGCCTGGCGCCTGCAGCGCGACCAGTTCTGGTCCCCCGACATGTCGCAGGTGGACTGGGAGGCGGTGCACGCCCGCTACCGCCCGCTGGTCGAGCGCGTCGCCTCGCGCACCGAGCTCTCGGATCTGCTCTGGGAGATGCAGGGCGAGCTGGGCACCAGCCACGCCTACGAGTACGGCGGCGACTACCCCTACCAGCCCCACTACCGGATCGGGCACCTGGGCGCCGATCTCTCCCTCGCGGCGGACGGCCGGGGCTTCGTCATCGAGCGCATCCTGCGCGGCGCGCCCGGCGAGGCCGACGAGGACTCGCCCCTGGCCTCCCCCGGCCTCGACCTCGCGGCGGGGGACGTCGTCCTCGCCGTGAACGGCCAACCCGTGGGCGCCCGGCGCAGCGTGGGCGAGGCCCTGCTCCACCAGGCCGGCCAGGAGGTCGCCCTCACCGTCCGGCGGGGCGACGGCCCCCTGCGGCGGGTCACGGTGAGCACCCTGCGCCACGAGCAGGACCTGCGCTACCGCGCCTGGGTGGAGGAGCGGCGCGCGCTGGTCCACGCGCGCAGCGAGGGCAAGGTCGGCTACCTCCACCTCCCGGATATGCGGGCGGCGGGCTACGCCGCCTTCCACCGCGACTTCCTGCGTGAGTGCGATCGCGACGCCCTCGTCATCGACGTGCGGGGCAACGGCGGCGGCAACGTCTCGCAGCTGATCCTGGAGAAGCTGGCCCGCAAGCGCGTGGGCTTCGACCAGCCCCGCCACGGCACGCCGATCCCCTACTTCCAGGAGTCGCCGGCCGGCCCCCTGGTCTGCCTCACCGACGAGCTGGCCGGCTCGGACGGCGACATCTTCTGCCACTGCTTCAAGCTCCTGGGCCTGGGCAAGCTGGTGGGGATGCGCACCTGGGGCGGCGTCATCGGGGTCTGGCCCCGGCACGCCCTGGTCGACGGCACCTACACCACCCAGCCCGAGTACGCCTTCTGGTTCCAGGACGTCGGCTGGTCGGTGGAGAACCACGGGGTGGACCCCGATCTGCAGGTCCCGCTGCCGCCCCACGCCAGCCAGGCCGCGGAGGACCCCCAGCTGGAGCAGGCCGTCGTCGAGGCCCTGGCCGCCCTGGAGGCGAACCCGCCCCTGCGCCCCGAGTTCGGGCCCCGCCCCGACCGGCGGCCCCCCACCCTGCCGCCTCGCAGGGAAGATCGCTAGACTCTCCCCTGACGATGTTGCGGATCCACATCCGCTCCCCCGAGGAGCCCCCGCGGGTCGAGGCGCTGTCCGACGGCGAGCACGTCATCGGGCGCCACAGCTCGGCCGACCTGCGCCTGGCGAGCAAGCGCATCTCCCGCCGGCACGCGATGCTGAAGATCGACGGCCGGGAGGCGGTGCTGACCGACCTGGGCAGCCAGAACGGCACCTGGGTCAACGGCCAGCGGGTGGTCGGCCCCAAGCGGGTCCTGGCCGGCGACCGCATCCGCCTGGGCGACTTCGCCCTGCGGATCGAGGCCGAGGAGGGCCACGTCCCCTGGGCCGAGGACAACGACCTCTCGAGCCTCGCCCCCTCCCACAAGGCCTCGCTGGTCGAGGGCATGCGGGTGGAGACCGAGGGCGTCGTCCGCGACGCCTTCACCGCCAACCCCATCCTCGATCGCCTCAAGGAGATCGGCGCCATCGTCGAGGGCGCCGAGGTCTCGGTGCCGGCGGGCCGCTCGGCCCTCGACCCTCTCTCCCTCTTCTCGACGGTCACCGAGCTGATCAACAGCGCCCCCTCGACCGAGGCCTTCCTCGACGAGATCCTGGGCCTGGTCTGCATGGTCGCCGGCGCCGACGCCGGCGCGGTCGTCCTCCTCGAGGGCGACGACCTGACCCCCTTGTGCGTCCGCCGCCTGACGAAGGCCAGCGAGGAGGAGGGGGTGCCCATCTCCCGCACCATCGTGAACACCGCGGTGAGCGAGCGGGCGGTGGTCACCACCCACGACGCCAGCCAGGACGAGCGCTTCGAGCAGCAGCAGTCCATCGCCCTGATGGGCCTGCGCTCGGTGCTCTGCGCGCCCCTCATCCGCCAGGACGAGGTGCCCGGCGTGCTCTACCTCACCCGGCCCCCGGGGGGCTTCGGCCGCGAGGAGCAGATGTCGGTGGCCGCCGTCGCGCACCTCGCCGGCATGGGCCTCGAGCGCTCCCGCCTCCACGAGCAGATGGAGAAGGAGGAGCGCCTGCGCCGCGCCCTCTCCCGCTTCCACGCCCCGGA encodes the following:
- a CDS encoding PDZ domain-containing protein, encoding MARPSGYYRMPTLHGDRLVFVCEDELFEVSASGGRARQLTDSIGRKVWPRLSPGGDLLVFGSADEGETELWSMPAGGGEARRLTYFGSDARPRSFAPDGRSVIVASTHRAALPKHTELFRVHLEEEGSPRVEALELGLGWDLAEGGPGGAVVLGRHTLDPARWKRYRGGTAGQLWLKPGDSEEFVLLSCEGNVASPFFLGERLYFVSDREGHGNLYSVALEGTQIVDRRRHTDHDDFYVRNASSDGARVVYHAGGDLFVHDPASGETAAVEVDIASSRRARHRRFVDASDFLEDYEPHPQGHRQVVVSRGKVFSFGNWEGPVLVHEGPGGGRHRLARWRHDGEAVVAVTDAPGEEALVVLPLDPALEPTLIEGLDLGRIVELQASPTRPEVALVNHRMQLLHVDLATGKLVELDRGVHSRPGDLAFSPCGSYLAYAYPDTPRTSCIRLAAIDGSGPVDVTRPVLHDGRPVWDPDGRFLFFIGARVFNPVEDGLHFELGFPWGERPYALPLQADVRSPFIKEPMPLKKDDPPEPEPEHEKEKAEAEAEAEKKDDDKIEPIKIDLEGIQDRLLPFPVAQRRIVDLGAGEGRLFFQSEPLEGALHDPYDPREPGPRDELWVWDLEEESLELVTAGIESFTLSRDASTLVYHAGRDLRAVLASDKLPIEDGFNRRAGWIDPGRLRISIDPAAEWRQIFDEAWRLQRDQFWSPDMSQVDWEAVHARYRPLVERVASRTELSDLLWEMQGELGTSHAYEYGGDYPYQPHYRIGHLGADLSLAADGRGFVIERILRGAPGEADEDSPLASPGLDLAAGDVVLAVNGQPVGARRSVGEALLHQAGQEVALTVRRGDGPLRRVTVSTLRHEQDLRYRAWVEERRALVHARSEGKVGYLHLPDMRAAGYAAFHRDFLRECDRDALVIDVRGNGGGNVSQLILEKLARKRVGFDQPRHGTPIPYFQESPAGPLVCLTDELAGSDGDIFCHCFKLLGLGKLVGMRTWGGVIGVWPRHALVDGTYTTQPEYAFWFQDVGWSVENHGVDPDLQVPLPPHASQAAEDPQLEQAVVEALAALEANPPLRPEFGPRPDRRPPTLPPRREDR
- a CDS encoding adenylate/guanylate cyclase domain-containing protein; translation: MLRIHIRSPEEPPRVEALSDGEHVIGRHSSADLRLASKRISRRHAMLKIDGREAVLTDLGSQNGTWVNGQRVVGPKRVLAGDRIRLGDFALRIEAEEGHVPWAEDNDLSSLAPSHKASLVEGMRVETEGVVRDAFTANPILDRLKEIGAIVEGAEVSVPAGRSALDPLSLFSTVTELINSAPSTEAFLDEILGLVCMVAGADAGAVVLLEGDDLTPLCVRRLTKASEEEGVPISRTIVNTAVSERAVVTTHDASQDERFEQQQSIALMGLRSVLCAPLIRQDEVPGVLYLTRPPGGFGREEQMSVAAVAHLAGMGLERSRLHEQMEKEERLRRALSRFHAPDVVDAVIAQDATEGGPVSKLTPAEATVLFCDICGFTSVAEGVDAETLGEMLNEFYHAMTEAVFEQGGTVDKYIGDCVMALFGVPVSKGNDALRAVEAAVQMQLRFEKIDAWASRGARLRIGVNTGPLVAGTVGSALRLEYTALGDAVNVAQRLESVAQPGQILAGPITAAAVQNAYHLHSKSMMNVKGRKAPVEVFEILGRKARHQREGSGEGQSVKTAISRIPDAD